A window from Acidobacteriota bacterium encodes these proteins:
- a CDS encoding type II toxin-antitoxin system death-on-curing family toxin: MDEPVWVRTDVVLAIHQRQLTEHGGTQRIRDEGLLASTLAKPKHLLACTEPPPDLAALAAAYGYGIARNHPFIDGNKRTALVVCRTFLKLNGSDLITTQEEKYRAFLDLAASQTTEADFAAWIRVHLPPQEAR, encoded by the coding sequence GTGGACGAGCCGGTTTGGGTGCGAACGGACGTCGTACTCGCCATCCACCAGCGTCAGCTCACGGAGCATGGTGGCACCCAGAGAATTCGCGACGAAGGACTCCTGGCCTCCACCCTGGCCAAACCCAAGCATCTCCTGGCCTGCACCGAACCGCCACCGGATCTGGCTGCCCTCGCCGCTGCCTACGGCTACGGCATCGCGCGAAACCACCCCTTCATCGACGGCAACAAGCGAACCGCCCTCGTCGTTTGTCGCACCTTCCTGAAGCTCAACGGCAGCGACCTGATCACCACTCAAGAGGAGAAGTACCGGGCCTTCCTCGACCTGGCCGCGAGCCAGACCACCGAAGCGGACTTCGCCGCCTGGATCAGGGTTCACCTTCCGCCCCAGGAAGCCCGGTAG
- a CDS encoding AbrB/MazE/SpoVT family DNA-binding domain-containing protein, translating to MATKTLKLTQIGNSTGVVLPRELLDRLRVERGDVLSVIETPDGIELTAYDPDFAAQMEAAEEVMREDRDVLRLLSK from the coding sequence ATGGCGACCAAGACCTTGAAGCTCACTCAAATCGGAAACTCCACCGGTGTGGTGCTACCGCGGGAGCTGCTGGACCGCCTGCGGGTCGAGCGCGGCGACGTTCTTTCGGTCATAGAGACTCCCGACGGCATCGAACTCACGGCCTACGACCCAGATTTCGCCGCTCAGATGGAGGCCGCCGAAGAGGTCATGCGCGAAGACCGCGACGTCCTGCGCCTGCTCAGCAAGTAG